In one window of Kosmotoga pacifica DNA:
- a CDS encoding Ig-like domain-containing protein translates to MTSFTVITKVSSTVNTPSLYSWTPDYESAGEHEVIIAVSDGEYTVTDSFTITVENTNRPPILQIPDKHTSEGSTLVFDLSEYASDPDGDALSFRKVSGDGELSGSVFTYTAGYEDEGDHEVVVAVSDGATEVTDTFVIHVSGSNRAPIIDIPDQEIPENSTLVLNLLEYATDPDGDSITFEKIEGPGQVTDNEYTYTTDYESAGQYTVKITVSDGVFTVEDTFVITVNDVNRAPSVEIGDQVVNEGEVLELNLEEYATDPDGDALSFTMISGVGRIEGNVYSYSPDYSDAGTYEVTIKVTDGKGGEAQDSFTITVNDVNRAPSIDVPDQSVSETQTLTINLLNYAMDPDGDSLTFEKVSGVGSIDGNIFSYTPGYDDAGTHVVTIKAIDSRGGEAQDSFTITVNDVNRAPSIEIGDQVVNKERYWSSTWRNMLPIRMETRSASP, encoded by the coding sequence TTGACATCATTCACTGTTATCACAAAAGTATCTTCAACAGTGAATACACCATCGCTCTATTCCTGGACACCGGACTATGAATCAGCTGGAGAACATGAAGTGATAATAGCGGTAAGCGATGGAGAATACACAGTAACCGACAGTTTCACAATAACAGTTGAAAACACAAACAGACCTCCTATTTTGCAAATCCCCGACAAGCATACTTCTGAAGGTTCGACACTCGTTTTTGACCTTTCTGAGTACGCCAGTGATCCAGATGGAGACGCCCTTAGTTTCAGAAAGGTCTCAGGAGACGGTGAACTATCCGGTAGTGTATTCACATATACAGCGGGATATGAAGATGAAGGAGATCATGAAGTGGTAGTGGCTGTATCTGATGGAGCTACAGAGGTTACAGACACATTCGTAATACACGTTAGTGGTTCAAACCGTGCTCCAATAATAGATATTCCGGACCAGGAAATACCTGAAAACAGCACTTTAGTTCTTAACCTTTTAGAATATGCGACTGATCCTGATGGAGACAGCATAACCTTCGAGAAGATAGAGGGACCTGGTCAAGTTACAGATAACGAATACACTTACACGACTGACTATGAATCTGCGGGACAGTATACGGTAAAGATCACAGTAAGCGATGGTGTATTCACTGTTGAAGACACTTTTGTGATAACGGTGAATGATGTCAATAGAGCCCCAAGTGTAGAGATAGGCGATCAGGTTGTGAACGAGGGAGAGGTACTGGAGCTCAACCTGGAGGAATATGCTACCGATCCGGATGGAGACGCGCTCAGCTTCACCATGATATCCGGGGTAGGAAGGATAGAGGGTAACGTATACAGTTACAGTCCCGACTACAGTGACGCGGGCACATACGAAGTAACGATAAAGGTGACGGATGGCAAGGGTGGAGAAGCACAGGACAGCTTCACCATAACGGTCAATGATGTCAACAGGGCCCCGAGTATAGATGTGCCTGACCAGAGTGTGAGCGAGACCCAGACGTTGACAATAAACCTTTTGAACTATGCCATGGATCCAGATGGTGATAGTTTAACCTTTGAGAAGGTATCGGGTGTGGGGTCTATCGATGGCAACATCTTCAGTTACACACCCGGATATGACGATGCCGGTACACACGTGGTGACGATAAAAGCCATAGACAGCAGAGGTGGAGAGGCACAGGACAGCTTCACCATAACGGTCAATGATGTCAACAGGGCACCGAGTATAGAGATAGGCGATCAGGTTGTGAATAAGGAGAGGTACTGGAGCTCAACCTGGAGGAATATGCTACCGATCCGGATGGAGACGCGCTCAGCTTCACCATGA
- a CDS encoding Ig-like domain-containing protein, whose protein sequence is MITVNDVNRAPSIEIGNQVVNEGEVLEFNLEEYATDPDGDALSFTMISGVGRIEGNVYSYSPDYSDAGTYEVTIKVADGKGGEAQDSFTITVNDVNRAPIVEEITDQTMYEGKKISLPIVGNDPDGDLLTYELKSGPGMIISNIYSFKADYDDSGTYSVIIRVSDEKGAYTEITFTLVVLNSNRPPEVDIPNQNAYETEPINIQILDYINDPDGDEVSVRKVSGVGEINGMVTVIFTVYCPADS, encoded by the coding sequence GTGATAACAGTGAATGATGTCAACAGGGCCCCGAGTATAGAGATAGGCAATCAGGTTGTGAATGAAGGAGAGGTACTGGAGTTCAACCTGGAGGAATATGCTACCGATCCGGATGGAGACGCGCTCAGCTTCACCATGATATCCGGGGTAGGAAGGATAGAGGGTAACGTATACAGTTACAGTCCCGACTACAGTGACGCGGGCACATACGAAGTAACGATAAAGGTGGCGGATGGCAAGGGTGGAGAAGCACAGGATAGCTTCACCATAACGGTCAACGATGTCAACAGGGCACCGATAGTAGAAGAAATTACTGATCAAACAATGTACGAAGGTAAAAAAATATCTCTGCCCATCGTTGGGAACGATCCTGATGGTGACTTATTAACTTATGAATTGAAATCAGGACCAGGAATGATCATATCAAACATTTATAGTTTCAAAGCCGATTACGATGATTCTGGAACTTACTCAGTAATCATTAGAGTCAGTGATGAAAAAGGGGCATATACAGAGATAACTTTTACCCTGGTTGTACTGAATTCCAATCGCCCTCCGGAAGTAGACATTCCAAATCAAAATGCATATGAAACAGAGCCCATAAATATTCAAATACTAGATTATATAAATGATCCAGATGGTGATGAGGTTTCTGTGAGAAAAGTTTCCGGTGTTGGTGAAATAAATGGTATGGTGACTGTGATCTTTACCGTATACTGTCCCGCAGATTCATAG
- a CDS encoding fibronectin type III domain-containing protein, which produces MSNKRFYLLVLLLLIILVFLVSCIPNSVKITPPKNLKLYLETNKNVLLWEMPDNGRVAYYKVYKDDIKIGETVETYFEDYGLLSERDDVLYKVVAVDKKGDESSPAQISSSDSNVWVHIGGNVLDINDITKKIPGATIQFADKLYLSDGSGAFSFYVKKSADLIKISVNHSSYEKTEFQIKANEPNDNIKLTLKKIDVTEKIVKEEGKTFEDPNGEIVVGLLPDSLTEDGSIRISGVDSDYGIRNGKVFEIGINPVTNKIVKPLVVTIKLAKNEKGVALLCNSNLIQNNIPSFREAVTELTDEGLLTFQLKRYQDGIWSTVKKSSFDPDLITVTGEIDESGIYAAIPDIDIPISLKQSSEESPVFAAVKVIDSIIANVSLNMDVFSREIIDNYFGGILIGNYVFEVYESSNIVTRKIVQKVYVAPEGIDPKFSENFRDVEVRLDSSPSAPGNTGYEFFINADTCELIDENVFNSLNSDADIDNFFSEVNGYHILDFLEEGKTYTLKLIVEISTPFGKIERKFDLGNFSVSQTVSPPDMPEILNLTTGTDYIYIDWTEEPSSNFEKYRVYINKSGVFDENDFVLEINEPETSEATIDDFIFPDLRDNTEYKVMVVTYNDQGLSSKSLISSVKTLNAPPQASVLFLSSIDNPVTSRSVCLSWEESEAEDFAKYVITYGGSSTEITSRAVTSYTIQNLDPDTEYSFRLLTFDTGGAYAESNVLTVKTKEHFPPVAPKIKLAEIEKNYEGNYNITLYWSDISTTNDGYKVYRNGEEIASNLGANSYKYVDENLVTTPGKKISYAVVAFDHLGYGSSDATDVIIPVDKPSPPTNVTFEPQIDSIKLLWLPSLYAKGYKVYMSMDSINWTLKSQTINTSLRIEGLLPGNSYLFKISAFNDAGESELSETIVATTLELPELAAPSNLISEEIAFDHVELSWNTVEGAQAYKIYRDSVETPIMINYGNSSIKFTDTSVKAETQYTYYISAYNEDYGESDLVSITVTTPAPPVPATPTGLKAIYNSNFEGIEIEWESSGDIDGYEIEKKYEDSYCFIRVDKETTYYLDINVLGNHTYLYRIRSFNSFGTSGWSDYVSVFTPNLPPSSPEILYPAMGTEVLKDDLYLQWSNSVDPDRDDVEYVLYLGRSPDNLYEIVSGTETSFVPVGLSTGIYYWKVIARDSHDGISASKISSFSVKGIGPVWKLIPVQSLDEGEKLEISLTEYVSDPDGFITSIEKVDGIGDVLDGIFTYSPDYLSAGSYIVKLKAIDNDGMETFTNLSVIVKNVNRKPIVDDIHDQHISEGSLLELEISAVDPDIDDTLLFTLTGPGTITKLNGNTVQYSWTPDYESAGEHEVIIAVSDGEYTVTDSFTITVENTNRPPILQIPDKHTSEGSTLVFDLSEYASDPDGDALSFRKVSGDGELSGSVFTYTAGYEDEGDHEVVVAVSDGATEVTDTFVIHVSGSNRAPIIDIPDQEIPENSTLVLNLLEYATDPDGDSITFEKIEGPGQVTDNEYTYTTDYESAGQYTVKITVTIPFISPTPETFLTETSSPSGSFI; this is translated from the coding sequence ATGTCTAACAAGAGGTTCTATCTTCTGGTGCTACTGCTCCTGATTATCCTTGTTTTTTTGGTAAGTTGTATTCCTAATTCAGTGAAAATAACGCCTCCGAAAAACCTCAAGCTTTACCTCGAGACCAACAAGAATGTTCTCCTTTGGGAAATGCCTGACAATGGCCGAGTAGCTTATTATAAGGTTTACAAAGATGACATCAAGATAGGAGAAACTGTTGAAACGTATTTTGAAGATTATGGACTTCTTTCAGAGAGGGATGATGTTTTATATAAGGTCGTTGCTGTTGATAAAAAGGGTGACGAATCTTCGCCAGCTCAAATATCCTCATCAGATTCCAATGTCTGGGTTCATATAGGTGGTAATGTACTGGATATAAATGATATCACAAAGAAAATTCCAGGAGCGACAATACAATTTGCAGATAAACTTTATTTAAGCGATGGCTCTGGTGCTTTTTCTTTTTATGTGAAAAAGAGTGCTGATTTAATCAAAATAAGTGTTAACCACAGTAGTTACGAGAAAACTGAGTTCCAAATCAAGGCTAATGAACCTAACGACAATATAAAGCTTACTCTCAAGAAAATCGATGTTACTGAAAAAATCGTTAAGGAAGAAGGAAAAACCTTCGAAGACCCGAATGGCGAGATAGTAGTTGGATTGCTACCGGATTCATTGACAGAAGACGGGAGTATTCGCATTTCAGGCGTGGACTCAGATTATGGCATTAGAAACGGAAAGGTCTTTGAAATAGGAATCAACCCTGTTACAAATAAAATCGTTAAACCATTAGTTGTGACCATAAAACTAGCAAAAAACGAGAAGGGGGTTGCTTTACTTTGTAATAGTAACCTCATTCAGAACAATATCCCTTCCTTCCGAGAAGCTGTTACAGAACTTACAGACGAAGGGTTACTAACTTTCCAATTGAAAAGGTACCAGGATGGTATTTGGTCCACTGTAAAAAAATCTTCCTTTGATCCTGATTTAATTACAGTCACTGGTGAGATTGATGAATCTGGTATTTATGCGGCAATTCCAGATATTGACATTCCAATTTCCCTCAAGCAGTCTTCGGAAGAATCACCGGTTTTTGCGGCTGTGAAAGTAATAGATTCTATCATAGCAAACGTCAGTTTAAACATGGATGTGTTTTCCAGAGAAATAATTGACAATTACTTTGGTGGTATTCTGATAGGAAATTACGTTTTTGAGGTATATGAATCTTCAAATATTGTTACTCGCAAAATTGTGCAAAAAGTCTATGTAGCACCCGAAGGAATAGATCCTAAGTTCTCTGAAAATTTTAGAGACGTTGAAGTTCGGCTGGATTCTTCACCCAGTGCTCCGGGAAATACTGGCTATGAATTTTTCATCAATGCTGATACATGTGAACTAATCGATGAAAATGTATTCAATTCGCTCAATTCAGATGCAGATATCGACAACTTCTTCTCAGAAGTAAATGGTTATCATATTTTAGATTTTCTTGAAGAGGGAAAAACATACACTTTAAAACTAATTGTAGAAATTTCAACACCCTTTGGAAAAATTGAGCGAAAATTTGACCTTGGTAACTTCTCAGTATCCCAAACTGTTTCCCCTCCGGACATGCCTGAAATACTTAATCTTACAACAGGTACAGATTATATATACATTGACTGGACAGAAGAACCGTCTTCAAACTTTGAAAAGTATAGAGTATACATTAACAAATCTGGTGTTTTTGACGAAAATGATTTTGTGCTTGAAATAAATGAACCAGAGACTTCCGAAGCAACAATAGATGACTTTATATTCCCGGATCTACGAGACAACACAGAGTACAAAGTGATGGTAGTTACTTATAACGACCAGGGCCTTTCAAGCAAGAGTCTCATTTCAAGTGTGAAAACATTAAACGCACCACCTCAAGCTTCTGTGCTATTTCTTTCTTCGATCGACAACCCAGTAACTTCCAGATCTGTATGCTTATCCTGGGAAGAGTCAGAAGCGGAAGACTTTGCTAAATATGTAATCACATATGGTGGGAGTTCAACAGAAATTACATCAAGAGCAGTAACTAGTTACACCATCCAAAATCTCGATCCTGATACGGAATATTCATTCAGGCTTCTGACCTTTGACACGGGGGGCGCATATGCTGAAAGCAATGTTCTAACAGTAAAAACAAAGGAACATTTTCCTCCGGTGGCTCCGAAGATTAAGCTAGCAGAAATTGAGAAAAACTATGAAGGAAACTATAATATAACACTTTACTGGTCGGATATATCCACTACTAACGATGGTTACAAAGTCTATAGAAATGGAGAAGAAATCGCAAGCAATTTAGGAGCAAACAGTTACAAATATGTAGATGAGAATTTAGTCACAACGCCTGGAAAGAAGATCAGTTATGCTGTTGTCGCATTTGATCACTTAGGATATGGTTCGAGCGATGCTACAGACGTAATTATTCCCGTTGACAAACCTTCTCCTCCAACTAATGTCACTTTTGAACCTCAAATAGATTCTATAAAGCTTTTATGGTTGCCGTCTTTATATGCTAAGGGTTACAAGGTTTATATGTCAATGGATTCCATAAACTGGACTTTGAAAAGTCAGACCATTAATACTTCTTTGAGAATAGAAGGTTTGCTTCCGGGAAATTCTTACTTATTTAAAATCTCGGCATTTAATGACGCAGGAGAAAGTGAACTGTCGGAAACAATTGTTGCTACAACTCTTGAATTGCCAGAGCTCGCTGCGCCCAGTAACCTGATTTCAGAGGAAATTGCCTTCGATCATGTAGAACTATCCTGGAACACCGTTGAAGGAGCACAAGCTTACAAGATATACAGAGACTCAGTAGAAACACCGATAATGATAAATTACGGAAACAGCTCCATTAAATTCACTGATACCAGCGTGAAAGCAGAGACCCAGTATACTTACTACATTAGTGCTTACAACGAGGACTATGGTGAATCAGATTTGGTCTCAATCACTGTTACAACTCCTGCACCGCCAGTTCCAGCAACTCCAACCGGACTTAAAGCGATATACAATTCCAATTTTGAAGGAATAGAAATCGAATGGGAAAGCTCAGGCGATATAGACGGATACGAAATTGAAAAGAAGTACGAAGACTCTTACTGCTTTATTCGTGTTGACAAAGAGACAACTTACTATCTTGACATCAATGTATTAGGAAACCATACATATTTATACAGAATTAGATCATTCAATTCCTTTGGAACCAGCGGTTGGTCTGATTATGTAAGTGTGTTTACTCCAAATCTTCCACCGTCTTCTCCAGAAATTCTGTATCCTGCTATGGGTACAGAAGTGTTAAAAGATGATTTGTACCTACAATGGTCTAATTCTGTTGACCCTGACAGAGATGATGTGGAGTACGTACTTTATCTAGGCAGAAGTCCCGATAATCTTTACGAAATTGTCTCCGGAACCGAAACTTCATTTGTTCCTGTAGGATTGAGCACTGGAATATACTACTGGAAAGTAATTGCCCGAGACTCACATGATGGAATTAGTGCAAGTAAAATAAGCTCATTTAGTGTAAAAGGAATAGGTCCAGTCTGGAAACTGATACCTGTTCAAAGTCTAGATGAAGGAGAGAAGTTAGAAATCTCTTTGACAGAGTATGTATCTGATCCAGACGGATTTATAACATCTATCGAAAAAGTTGATGGAATCGGTGATGTTTTGGATGGAATCTTCACCTATTCTCCTGATTATCTTTCTGCTGGTTCATATATCGTAAAGCTAAAAGCTATTGATAATGATGGAATGGAAACATTTACAAACTTGAGTGTTATCGTGAAAAACGTTAACAGGAAACCCATAGTTGATGATATCCATGACCAACATATATCAGAAGGAAGCTTACTTGAACTTGAAATAAGTGCTGTTGATCCAGATATTGATGACACATTGTTATTTACTCTGACGGGACCGGGTACAATTACCAAATTGAATGGCAATACCGTTCAATATTCCTGGACACCGGACTATGAATCAGCTGGAGAACATGAAGTGATAATAGCGGTAAGCGATGGAGAATACACAGTAACCGACAGTTTCACAATAACAGTTGAAAACACAAACAGACCTCCTATTTTGCAAATCCCCGACAAGCATACTTCTGAAGGTTCGACACTCGTTTTTGACCTTTCTGAGTACGCCAGTGATCCAGATGGAGACGCCCTTAGTTTCAGAAAGGTCTCAGGAGACGGTGAACTATCCGGTAGTGTATTCACATATACAGCGGGATATGAAGATGAAGGAGATCATGAAGTGGTAGTGGCTGTATCTGATGGAGCTACAGAGGTTACAGACACATTCGTAATACACGTTAGTGGTTCAAACCGTGCTCCAATAATAGATATTCCGGACCAGGAAATACCTGAAAACAGCACTTTAGTTCTTAACCTTTTAGAATATGCGACTGATCCTGATGGAGACAGCATAACCTTCGAGAAGATAGAGGGACCTGGTCAAGTTACAGATAACGAATACACTTACACGACTGACTATGAATCTGCGGGACAGTATACGGTAAAGATCACAGTCACCATACCATTTATTTCACCAACACCGGAAACTTTTCTCACAGAAACCTCATCACCATCTGGATCATTTATATAA
- a CDS encoding ferritin family protein, with protein sequence MGITKLLEIAIGIEKKGYSYYTKLANRSSGYNKVLFKRLAEKEKEHMKCFHDLIKEYKDESGSSAAYEIEDVDLLKSLAEISVFPLENAEKLSDDLGKAIKIVVQIEEGSIEFYWRLIEYIPKKNLLERIIKEEEKHLKELLEVFHDYV encoded by the coding sequence ATGGGGATCACAAAATTACTAGAAATAGCAATTGGAATCGAGAAAAAAGGTTATTCCTACTATACTAAGCTTGCGAATAGATCATCTGGTTATAATAAAGTTTTATTCAAACGCCTTGCCGAAAAGGAAAAAGAGCATATGAAATGTTTCCATGATTTGATAAAAGAATACAAAGATGAGTCGGGAAGTTCTGCGGCTTATGAGATTGAAGACGTTGATCTTTTAAAAAGTCTTGCCGAAATTTCTGTATTTCCTCTTGAAAATGCCGAAAAGCTTTCAGATGACTTAGGAAAAGCAATAAAAATTGTAGTCCAAATTGAAGAAGGCAGCATTGAATTCTACTGGAGACTAATTGAATACATACCGAAAAAGAACCTCCTAGAAAGGATAATTAAAGAAGAAGAGAAGCACCTAAAAGAACTTTTAGAAGTTTTTCATGATTATGTGTAA
- a CDS encoding NUDIX hydrolase, giving the protein MRKAAVIVPVITIEGEPYLILTRRSRKLKSHPGQISFPGGIRDNGEELWETALREIEEEIGVDRDSVLFVHCLEMTETLVSRIEVHPFLALLSRRVFRLNKEEVEELIFVELSLFQRTKEEVIRLPSGEETIKYRLPGLVVWGATARIIAGSIDEILRKLSESGHINPFDED; this is encoded by the coding sequence TTGAGAAAAGCGGCTGTAATCGTTCCGGTCATTACCATCGAAGGTGAGCCGTATTTGATCCTAACGAGGCGCTCCAGAAAGCTGAAGAGCCATCCTGGTCAGATCAGTTTTCCCGGAGGCATTCGAGACAATGGAGAAGAATTATGGGAAACGGCACTGAGGGAGATAGAAGAGGAAATCGGAGTGGACCGTGATAGCGTGTTGTTTGTACACTGCCTGGAAATGACAGAAACACTCGTATCAAGAATCGAAGTCCATCCCTTTCTCGCCCTCCTTTCCAGGAGAGTTTTCAGACTCAACAAAGAGGAAGTGGAAGAACTCATCTTCGTGGAACTTTCACTGTTTCAACGAACGAAAGAGGAGGTCATAAGGCTCCCCTCAGGAGAAGAGACCATAAAATACAGACTCCCCGGACTCGTGGTCTGGGGAGCCACTGCGAGAATCATAGCGGGTTCAATCGATGAGATACTTCGAAAACTGTCAGAGTCCGGCCACATCAACCCCTTCGACGAGGACTGA
- a CDS encoding TldD/PmbA family protein, whose amino-acid sequence MTFEKFREMVFEYAAAKKANDFEIYIKKTREFDVSIQKGEIEKYKDATTVGVSFKVLKDGKVGYSFSETLNEQAVKLLVDEALENVTVIESEEQDFLYDGSGEYASFNTLYLGEFDRLTAREKIEIAMELEKSVLASRPEIFMVPYNGFSHKTSEIYIANSSGMEVYSKSDGGHIFAMALGKRNDSPKSVFYFKVGKKPQDLGLSDITTRISRDMELLFTAKPVKSGKYAVIFRNDAFGSLLSTFSPMFSAKSVQKGFSLLKGRLGEKIASEKLTLIDDPFLEMSPVSRTFDDQGVPTRRKAIIEKGELKTYLYDLKTARIDNRESTGNALKLGNYRVPTSISHFNLVLENEGVSFEDMVKTIERGLVIIELDGLHSGANPISGDFSLGARGFLVEKGRIVGGVEEITVSGNILNVLKNIVETGNDAKFSMPGMAGFSSYAFLPSVLVEGVDVAGL is encoded by the coding sequence ATGACATTCGAAAAATTCAGGGAAATGGTTTTTGAGTACGCTGCTGCTAAAAAGGCCAACGACTTTGAAATCTACATAAAGAAAACTCGCGAGTTTGATGTCAGCATTCAAAAGGGTGAAATCGAGAAGTACAAAGATGCTACGACTGTGGGAGTGAGCTTTAAAGTTCTCAAAGACGGAAAGGTAGGGTATTCCTTCTCTGAGACACTCAATGAACAGGCAGTGAAGCTACTTGTTGATGAAGCACTGGAAAATGTGACAGTGATAGAGTCTGAAGAACAGGATTTCCTTTATGATGGTTCAGGAGAGTACGCCAGTTTCAACACTCTTTATCTCGGAGAATTCGATAGATTGACGGCACGTGAAAAAATCGAAATAGCAATGGAGCTAGAGAAGTCCGTTCTTGCTTCGCGCCCTGAGATCTTTATGGTCCCCTACAATGGATTTAGTCACAAGACTTCGGAGATCTACATAGCCAATTCTTCTGGAATGGAAGTGTATTCCAAGTCAGATGGCGGACATATCTTTGCTATGGCATTGGGCAAAAGGAACGACTCACCAAAGAGCGTGTTTTATTTCAAGGTGGGAAAAAAGCCACAAGACCTTGGGCTTTCAGATATTACCACTAGAATTTCTCGTGATATGGAACTGCTTTTTACTGCCAAACCCGTGAAGAGTGGCAAGTATGCCGTTATTTTTAGGAACGATGCCTTTGGTTCGCTTCTATCGACTTTCAGTCCGATGTTCTCGGCTAAATCGGTGCAAAAGGGCTTTTCACTCTTAAAGGGTCGACTTGGGGAAAAGATCGCTTCCGAAAAACTCACCCTGATCGACGACCCATTTTTGGAGATGAGTCCTGTCAGCAGGACCTTTGATGATCAGGGCGTGCCGACAAGGAGAAAAGCGATAATTGAGAAGGGAGAATTAAAAACTTATCTGTACGATTTGAAAACCGCCAGAATCGACAACCGTGAATCAACGGGTAACGCATTGAAACTCGGAAACTATAGGGTTCCTACAAGTATTTCTCATTTCAACCTTGTACTGGAAAATGAAGGAGTCTCATTTGAAGACATGGTAAAGACCATTGAAAGAGGCCTTGTGATCATCGAACTTGATGGGTTGCATTCTGGGGCCAATCCGATTTCCGGCGATTTTTCCCTTGGTGCCCGGGGTTTTCTGGTAGAAAAGGGAAGAATTGTTGGAGGTGTTGAAGAGATAACGGTGTCTGGCAACATTCTCAACGTTTTGAAAAATATTGTTGAAACAGGCAACGATGCAAAGTTTTCTATGCCAGGTATGGCGGGCTTCTCCTCATATGCATTTCTTCCGTCAGTCCTCGTCGAAGGGGTTGATGTGGCCGGACTCTGA